The Archangium primigenium genomic interval GCCGGGCTTCCACCAGGCCCTGCGCTGGTCGCAGAGCACGAGCGCCACGACCTACCGCCTGCGGGTGCCCATGGGCCGCGCGGGCAGCCGCATCCGGCTGGCCTTCCGCTCGGGGGACGGCACCATGGTGCTCACCAAGGTGACGGTGGCCAAGGCGGGGCCCAATGGCTCGCTGGCCACGGCGCCGGTGGCGGTGACGTTCGGCGGCGCGGCGGGCTTCACGGCGGGCGCGCGCAAGCGCGTGGAGTCCGACCCCGTGCCCTTCATCGTGGGCTTTCGCGACGAGCTCGCCGTGTCCTTCGAGGTGCAGGGCGCGCTGGCGGTGAGCGCCATCGAGACGCTGCCCGGCAGCTACTCGCGCCAGGGCGCGTACGCGAGCACCCCGGGCGCGATGGGCGGCACGGCGTGGGCCAAGGGCATCGGCCTGGCCACCATCGACGTGGAGGGCCCGCCGGCGCGCGCCTTCGTGGCCATCGGCGACAGCATCACCGAGGGCTACATCACCGACCACGACGACACGCGCAAGGCCTGGCCCTCGGTGGCCGAGGCGCAGCTGGGCGTGCCCATCGTCAACGCGGGCGTCTCCGGCCAGGGCTTCTACGACGAGCTGCAGAACCTGGATCAAGAGGTGCTCTCGCTCAAGGGCATCACCGACTGCGTCATCCTCCTGGGCACCAATGACCTGTCCTCGCTGGACATCACCGGGCTCAAGACGCGCATGAGCACGCTGGTGTCGCGGCTGTCGCCCCTGTGCCGGCCGTGGGTGAGCACGCTCTTGCCCAAGGAGAAGACGAACCACGGCGACTACACGGCGGTGAAGCGCGATCGGCTGGCGTTCAACGACTGGGTGCGCACCACCTTCCCGAACCTCATCGACCTGGAGGCGGTGACGCGCCAGCCGGGCAACGTGCACCTGTTCATCGACGGGCTGGAGGTGGACGGCATCCACCCGAGCGCGCGCGGCCACCAGGTGATGGCGGCCGAGGTCGTCCGGGTGCTGAGCGCCGCGGGCGTGAAGGCCGAGGCGGGCGTGCAGCCCCTGCCCGCTCCTGAACTGGTGCCCGGCGAGGACGGCTACCCCGGGCGCTGAGCGCGGGTAGGCTCGGGGCATGTCAGACGCCCCTTCTTCAAACGCCCCTTATGACGCGGTGGTGGTGGGCGCGGGCTTCGGGGGCCTCGGGGCCGCGCTGGAGCTCGCGCGGCGCGGGGCCCGGGTGGTGCTCTGCGAGACGCTCAACTACCCGGGCGGCTGCGCCAGCACCTTCCACCGCGACGGCTACGCCTTCGAGGCCGGGGCCACGCTCTTCTCCGGTCTCGCCGAGTCGCAGCTCTTCGGCCAGTGGGTGCGCGCCTTCGGCCTGGACGTCACCGTGGACTGGGTGGATCCGCTCGTGGAGCTGCGCACGCCCGCGCTGCGGCTCGCCGTGTACCGCGACCGCGCGCGCTTCCTCGGCCAGCTCCAGGCCCTGCCCGGCGCGCCCGTCCAGGCGCTCGGGGACTTCTTCGCCCTGCAGCGCCAGGTGGCCGACGCGCTCTGGCCCCTCTTCGATGATCCCACGCTCCTGCCGCCGCTCGACCTGCGCGCGCTCTTGCGCCACACGTCTCGGGCCTGGGGCTACCTGCCCCTGGCGCGCTGGATGGGCCGGCCGCTCGGCGCGGTGCTCGAGCACCTGGGACTGCGCGGCTTCGCGCCCCTGCGCACGTACCTGGACGCGCTCTGTCAGATCACCGTGCAGTGCACCGCCGCCGAGGCCGAGGCCCCGTTCGCGCTCGCGGCCATGGACTACTACTGGCGGGGCACGGGGCATGTGCGCGGCGGCATCGGCCAGCTCGCCCAGGGGCTCACGCGCGCCCTCACCGCCGCCGGGGGCGAGGTGCGGCTGGCCAACCGGGTCAAGGCGCTCGTGCCCGAGCCCGGGGGTGGCTGGCGGGTGGACACGCGCCAGGGGCCGCTGCGCACGCGCCACGTGGTGGCCAACGTGCTGCCCCAGGGTCTCGCGCGGCTGCTCGGCCCCGCGGCCCCGCGGCTGCCCGCACGGGTGAACGCGCTCGCGCGCCGGGTGGACGGGGGCTGGGGCGCGGTGATGCGCTACCTCGTGGTGGGCGCGCCGGCGGGGGCCTCGCCGCACGCGCACCACCTGGAGCTCATCCAGGATCCGGACGCGCCCTTCCTCGAGGGCAACCACCTCTTCGTGTCCCTGAGCGGCGAGGCCGACCCGGGCCGCGCGCCGCCGGGCCAGCGCACGGTGACGGTGTCCACGCACGTGCCGCTCGCCGCGCTCGCGGGCCAGCCGCCCGAGGAGCGGGCCCGGCGGGTGGAAGCCATCCAGCGGCGGATGCGCGAGGGGCTCGGGCGCCTGGCGCCCGAGTGGATGGGGGACGTGCGGCACGAGCTGCCGGGCTCGCCGCGCACCTTCGAGCGCTTCACCGGACGGGACGGCGGCGCGGTGGGCGGCGTGCCCCGGCGCGCGGGCCTGCACCACTACACGGGCATGAGCCCCCGGCCGGTGCTGGAGGGGCTGTGGCTCGTGGGGGACTCGGTGTTCCCGGGCCAGAGCACGCTGGCCACGGCGCTGGGCGGGGTGCGCACCGCCGCGCGCATCACCCGGGGGCGGGCTGCTCCCGAGGAAGCTCCACGGTGAAGGTGGCGCCCTCGTTCGGCCGGCCCTCGGCGGAGATGCTCCCGCCCAGGCCCTGGACGATGTAGCGGGTGAAGTACAGCCCGAGCCCCAGGCCCCCGTAGTGCCGCTCGGAGCTGGCGCGCTCGAACTTGTCGAAGATGCGCTGGCTGAGCGCGGGGTCGAAGCCGATGCCCCGGTCGCGCACGACGAGCCAGACCCGCTCCGCCTCGCCCACGAGCGAGAGCGCCACGGGCTTGCCCGCGCCGTACTTGAGGGCGTTGGACAACAGCCGCTCGATGACCTGCTCCAGGCGCAAGCGGTCCCACGGCCCCACCACCACGTCCGGCGCCTCCACGGACAGCACGCAGCCACAGCGCTCGGCCTCGGGCAGGAAGCGCTGCACCACCTCGCGCAAGAGCGCCGCCAGGTCCACCCGCTCGCGCTTCATCGGGATGCGCCCGGTGCCCAGCGACGTCACCTCCAGCATGTCGTTGACGAGGTTGCTCAGCCGCGCCACCTGGCGCCGCATCAGGTCCAGGTCCTTGCGCGACAGGAGCGTGCCGTCCGCCTCCGAGGGCGCCATGCGACGCGCGAGCGCCTCCAGCTTGAGCGTGAGCGGCGTGAGCGGCGTCTTGAGCTCGTGGCTGGCGATGGACAGGAAGCCGTCGCGCAGGCGCACCGCCTCGGACAGCTCGCGCAGCAGCCGCTCGCGCTCGAGCTCCGCCCGCCGGCGCTTGGACACGTCGCGCACCACCTTCACGTAGCCGCGCAGCATGCCGTCCTCGCCCCGCAGCGCCTGGAGCACGACGTCCGCCTCGAAGAGCGTGCCGTCCTTGCGCAGCCGCGGGCCCTCGCCCTTGTAGACGCCCAGGCGGGCCGCGTCGCGCAGCTCCCGGCCGGGCAAGTCCTTCTCCCGATCCTCCGGGGTGAAGACCATGGCGAAGGGCTTGCCGACGAACTCCTCGGCCGTGTAGCCCTTCACGCGCTCCACGCCGGGGTTCCAGCTCTCGATGATGCCCTCGGGCGACATGAGGAAGATGGCGTGCTCGTGGATGCCCTCGATGATGGCGCGCAACTGCTCCTCGTTGTGGCCCAGCTCGCGCGTGAGCTGCTCCAGCCGCTGGCGCGCGAGCACCTGCTCCGTCACGTCGAACGCGAACGAGCCCACGCCCCGCACCTGGCCGTCCGCCGAGCGCAGGGGCTGGTAGGTGAACGTGTAGTAGCGCTCCACCGGGGACGCCCCCGCCTCGGCCGCGATGCGCACCGGCACCGTCTCGCCGTGGAAGGGCTCGCCCGTGCGGTACACCTCGTCCAGCAGCTCGTAGAGGCCCTGCCCCTCCAGCTCCGGCTGGGCGTCGCGCACCGTGCGGCCCACGAAGGCGCGGTCGCCGAGCACCTGGAGGAAGCGCGTGTTGACGAAATCGAAGGTGTGCTCGGGGCCCCGGAAGATGTTGATGATGGCGGGCGACTGCATCAGGAAGGCATGCAGCCGGTCGCGCTGCCGCTCCACCTCCACGAACGAGTGGCGCGCCACCCGGTCCAGCGCGGCCGGCGGCGTGGACGAGCGCACGTGCGCGTCCAGCATGCCCTGGACCCGGACGCGCAAGGTGTCCGCGTCGTAGGGCTTGAGCACGTAGTCCGCCCGGCCCCGGCTGTAGGCGCGCAGCACGTGGGCCTCGTCCCGCGCCAGCTCGGTGAGCAGCACCAGGGGCACGTGCTCATGGGCCTGGGAGTCGAGCAGCCGCGCCACGTCGAAGCCATCCAGGCCCCCCATCTGCACGTCCAGGAGCACACAGGCCACGTCGTGCGCGAGCAGCAGGGCGAGCGCGTCTTCTCCGGAGCGGGCGCGCAGGAAGGGGTGCGCGAGGGGGGCGAGCACCTGCTCCAGGCGTTCGAGTTCCGCGTCGGAGTCATCCACCAGCAGAATGCTCGCGCGTGATGCGTCGACCACAGAAACCACTCCTTCCCGTCAATCGCCCGTGAACCGGACTCCCGCCGCCTGGGCCTCGGCCACGAGTCCATCCACTTTCTGGACGTACGCGTCCATGTCCGCCTTGCGCTCCAGTCCACCCGAGGACATGTAGCGGACGGTCCCGAAGATCTCCCGCCGACCCCAGGGCCGGTCGTGCAGGCCGAACACCCAGCCCACGTTGGCGAACGAGTTCGCGTCGCGCCCGTCCAGGAAGTACGTGTTGTTGAGGGTCAACGCCGTGCGGTAGGCATGCTCGGGGGTGCTGCTCCACTCGAGGATCTTCTTGCCCCAGTACATGCGCATGGCGTTGTGCATGTAGCCCGTGTAGCGCATCTCCCGCATGGAGGCGTTCCAGTACGGGTCATGCGTGCGCGCCGCCTCCAATTGGGCCTGGGAGTACTGGTGGTGCCGCTCGTCGCCGCGGTGCTGGTGGAGCGTGTCGCGGGCCCAGCGTGGCAGACAGTCGTAGGTGTCGTAGTTCGGCGTGTACTCGCAGAAGTTCTGCGCCAGCTCGCGCCGCACGATGAGCTCCTCGATGAAGCTGTCGCGCTCGAGGTCCGCCGCCTTGGCCTCGCGCGCGGCGAGCGCCACGCGCACCGGGCTCACCTGGCCGAAGTGCAGGTACTTGCTCATGTGCGAGACGTGCTCCGTCTCGGGATGGGGGCGGCTCTCCTTGTAGCCAGGCAGGTACTGGGCGAGGAAGGCCTTGAGGATGCGATTGGCCTGGGTGGTGCCGCCCTGGAAGCGGTGGTGCACGGGCGGCGCGTGGCGCTCCAGCTTCATCCGGCCGAGCAGCCCGTCGAGGTCGTCGAGCGAGATGCCCTTCACGCCGAGCCGCGAGGAGTCCACCTTGAGCGGCGTGGCGGACAGGGGCACGAGGTATTGGTTCCACAAGCGGTGGATCTTCGGGCGCAGGGTGCGCGCGGCGTACTCGGCCTTGCCCGAGGCGGTGTCCACGGGCACCACCACGTCGCCCTCCACCTGGATGACGGGACAGCGGGCCTCGTCCACGAGGCTCTGGCGCCACTGCTTCTGGTGGCGCAGGTAGCCCCGGTCACACACCACGAGCGCCGCCTTGCGGGCGAGCTTGATCGCCACGGCCTCCGGGCTGCCGCGCTGGACGACGAAGGGAATCTTGCGGCGCGCGAGGGCCTGGGCGGTGTCCTGGAGGCCCTCCAGGAGGAAGCGGTAGTGGCGCACGTTGGCGCCCGGGTAGTCGTCCATGAGGCCGAAGCCCACGAGCAGGGGGAGCTTCGCCGCGTTGGCGCGCTGCACCGCGTATTCCAGGGCCGGGTTGTGCTCGGCCCGAGCGCTCTGCTGCATCCAGTAGAAGACGTAGTCGCCGCCCTTGGCCTCGCGCTCGCCGAGCGTGCGGATGCGGCTGTCCTCGATGCGACTGTTCGCCATGGGCGGGTGGATAGCATGGCCCCCGAGCGCCCTTGCCTGCCCCCAAGGGCTCCCGCGCCCCCGCCGTCCCCTCGCCAACAGACGGAGGCGGGAGTTGGGACTGATCCGCTTTTGTGGCTCTCCCGCACTTGAGGTGCTTCGGAGAGGCAAGCAGGCACGGCGCGCTCGGGCAACTGGCCAGACGCACACGGGCTGCACACAAACCGCGGGAGAGCCACAAGTCCCAACAATGAAGCAGGCCCGGGGCGCGTACACCCTGGCGCGGTGGGACACGGACGGGCGCAGCCTCGTTCTCGACAACGTGACATTCCCGTATGTCCCCCTGGAGACGGTGAGGTTCGCGTAGCGCCGACAGGAGGGGGCCTGCCGAGCCCTCAGCCAACCCAATGGGTCTTTTTATCCGTGGACAACCTGGTGGCTTGACGGGCGCACCCGCGTTTCCGTGTAGTTCCAGAGCGACGGTTTTTGGTCGCATCGCTTTCAGAGGTGCGCCGTGTCCACCCGTATTGCTGGCCCGCGCATGCTTGGCGTTCCGCTGCGCCTCCTGCTGCGCGTCTGGTTTCTCATTGTCCTCACCCTCCATGCAGCATGCGCCACGGGCGTTCCTCGGAGCTGCCTGCTGGTGGGTTCGTCCTACCAGCCACCGACACCCCGTTTCCATGAGGACGCCCGGCCTCCCACGGCTGAAGCGGAGGCCAGGGGGGCGGAGGAGGGCGAGGTTGCGGACGGGCTGGTTCGCCTCTCCCTGCCCACACGATTCGGGGCCGTGCAGGTGAGGGACTTCGAGCTCAACGAAGCCCTCGCCACCCTGGTGCTGAACATGCCGCTGCGGGTGGCCGACTCCCGTTTCCCACTCTACCTCCACCGGAAGCTGGCGCTGGCCTCCTTCCCGCTCACGGGCGAGGAGTGGCGCACGCCCCTGGCGCGGTCCTACGGGAGCTTCTGCGAACAGCAAGGCACGCCGGGCGACTGCCTCGAGTTGTTCAAGGACGGGCCGGGACTGGGCGGCGAGGACAAGCGCGACCTGGCCCTGGCGCTCTCAGTGAATGCGGCGCTGGAGGCCCGCGACGCGGAACTGCGCGGCATGTTCTCCAGGACGCAGCTGTGGACGACGCTGAGCATCACCCTCATGGGATACATGGCCTTGGTCGTGGCACCCGAGCCCGTTTCCAAAGGCGTGGCCGCGGCGCTGGCCCTGCTCATGTGGGGCTACCTGGGATGGGAACTCTTCGACCTGGTACGGGCCTGGTTCAAGCTCTGGGAGGAGGCGGCGGAGGCCAGCACGTTCGCGGAGCTGCGCGAGGCGGGAGACCGCTTCGGCAAGGTCATCGGGCCCAACAGCGTGCGGATTCTCCTCCTGCTGGGCACGGCGGCGGTGGGGGAGACGGCCGCGCTGGTGTCCAAGACTCCGAAGCTGCCGGGCTTCGCGAAAGCCGCCGGTGCGATCGAGTCCCATGCCGGCATCCGAGACGTGCTGACGGCCGTGCGGGAGGCGGACAAGGTGAAGGTCGTCGTGGCCGAGGGCACCATCCGTGTCGTCCTTCCCGCCAATGTCTTGGCCATGACGGTGGACGGGCCATCGAAGTCCGAGCATGCCCGGCAGCGACAGATAGAGGGCCGGCCTGTCGGGACAGCGCTCAACGATGCGAGGAACGCTCGCCCTGCCGATGTATTCATTCAGTCGGAGAACGACAGATTCGTCATTCGGGGTCCGAACGGTCGAGAACACATCTTCGAGCAGAACGGTACGCACGTTACGACTGTAGCTGTGCGCAGCGCGGCCGCGCACAGGAGTAGAGTCCAAAGTGGTGTTCTCCGGCTGGCGACCGAACACGAGTTCAATGCATTCAAGTCTCTCTTCGAGAGGTGATATGGAACCCATGAGTCTGGAGGTGGTGCTGGAACTCGTTTCTGGCGACATCGTTGGCATGAAGCGCCATCAGGAAGTGCTGAGGACACTTCTCTCCAGTCCAGCCGGTGTGTGGCGGGATCTCCGGCAACTCGACCCAACAGACGCGCTCGCAGCGGAGTGCCAAAACCACTCTCCGGACGTGGGTCCAAGGGTTCTGGATGGTCTCCGGCTCGTGTGGACGCCTCATCCGGATGAGCCGTCAGACAGTCCTTACTGTCTTATCCTGTTCTTCTACGGCCGAGACGGGCTGATATGGCACTCCCTGGCCATCTTCAACCGCGACACGCTGTAATGGCATCTTGTAGGGCGAGGCGTGGAGTCGCGGTCGTTGCCGCGGCACTGGGACTGATGCGCTTTTGTGGCTCTCCCGCGGTTTGTGTGCAGCCCGTGTGCGTCTGGCCAGTTGCCCGAGCGCGCCGTGCCTGCTTGCCTCTTCGAAGCACATCAAGTGCGGTGTACTCGAAGAGTGAGCTTGTCTACGCTCGTGTGGACCAAGCGCTGGGAAACTGTCGCAGCATCGCGGAATGCCGGGCGCGGCTGCGGCCCGCGCTGGATGAACTCGCCCGACGAATCTCGACCCCCGGAACGGAGTTGAACCGGCTCGTCACCTTGGGGAAATGACGTTAGAACAACCCCATGTCCCAGCGATTCTTCAGACTGGCGGACGACGTCCAGGTTCCCCACCGCTGGCACTTGGGGACGCCTCTCGACGAGCAGGGCCGCGAGGTCCACGACTGGGACTTCAAGAGCGGCTCGCCCCTGCGCGTGGAGGGACGGTTGAAGACTGCCATCGAGACCCACGGAAAGCCGCTGGACTTCTCCGAGGCCGGAATCCGAATTCCCGTCGTCCACGTCAAGGTAGCCGTGATGTTGGCGGAGCGTGCCCCCCATGATGTGCAACTCATCGTCACGGACATCGAAGGCCAGTCAGCGCAGTACCGCATCCTCGTGACCACCCGTCGCGTCTCCTGCATCGACGAAGCGGCGTCCGAGGTGAGTTTCTGGAAGCCCGAGCATGGAGTGCCCGAGAAGGTCGGGCACTACATGGGGGTGGACTGCTTGCGCATCGACAAAGCGCGGGTCGGCGACGCCAAGGTGTTCCGTCCCGAGGGGTGGGAGGTCGCGCTGATCGTCTCCGAGGAGATCAAGGACGCCTTGGAGCGCATGGGCGCGACGGGCACACGCTTCGAGGAGGTTTGACGCTACCGCGCCAGGCGGGGCGGCCGGGGTCCGCGTCGGGCCTCCGTGCGCTCCCAGAACAGCAGCGCGTCCAGCTGCGTCCGCGAGCACCACTGGTGCCGCACCCGCAGGGCGACGCTCGCCTCCAGGCGGCCGGGCCGCAGCGCCAGCGACACGTGGTGAAGCCGCCGCACGAACGCGCTCACCGCGCCGGGCGGCACGAACGGCGCGTCACCGCGCAGATGCCCCGGCCAGTC includes:
- a CDS encoding SGNH/GDSL hydrolase family protein, producing the protein MGGMGRSWKWVGAWALLVAGCGPESGDLEPAPGEAPSELPAPTSPSDGQPQPLPEDTIIVGPVRPDESNTPPKPLAPLFQPGFHQALRWSQSTSATTYRLRVPMGRAGSRIRLAFRSGDGTMVLTKVTVAKAGPNGSLATAPVAVTFGGAAGFTAGARKRVESDPVPFIVGFRDELAVSFEVQGALAVSAIETLPGSYSRQGAYASTPGAMGGTAWAKGIGLATIDVEGPPARAFVAIGDSITEGYITDHDDTRKAWPSVAEAQLGVPIVNAGVSGQGFYDELQNLDQEVLSLKGITDCVILLGTNDLSSLDITGLKTRMSTLVSRLSPLCRPWVSTLLPKEKTNHGDYTAVKRDRLAFNDWVRTTFPNLIDLEAVTRQPGNVHLFIDGLEVDGIHPSARGHQVMAAEVVRVLSAAGVKAEAGVQPLPAPELVPGEDGYPGR
- a CDS encoding phytoene desaturase family protein; protein product: MSDAPSSNAPYDAVVVGAGFGGLGAALELARRGARVVLCETLNYPGGCASTFHRDGYAFEAGATLFSGLAESQLFGQWVRAFGLDVTVDWVDPLVELRTPALRLAVYRDRARFLGQLQALPGAPVQALGDFFALQRQVADALWPLFDDPTLLPPLDLRALLRHTSRAWGYLPLARWMGRPLGAVLEHLGLRGFAPLRTYLDALCQITVQCTAAEAEAPFALAAMDYYWRGTGHVRGGIGQLAQGLTRALTAAGGEVRLANRVKALVPEPGGGWRVDTRQGPLRTRHVVANVLPQGLARLLGPAAPRLPARVNALARRVDGGWGAVMRYLVVGAPAGASPHAHHLELIQDPDAPFLEGNHLFVSLSGEADPGRAPPGQRTVTVSTHVPLAALAGQPPEERARRVEAIQRRMREGLGRLAPEWMGDVRHELPGSPRTFERFTGRDGGAVGGVPRRAGLHHYTGMSPRPVLEGLWLVGDSVFPGQSTLATALGGVRTAARITRGRAAPEEAPR
- a CDS encoding PAS domain S-box protein, yielding MVDASRASILLVDDSDAELERLEQVLAPLAHPFLRARSGEDALALLLAHDVACVLLDVQMGGLDGFDVARLLDSQAHEHVPLVLLTELARDEAHVLRAYSRGRADYVLKPYDADTLRVRVQGMLDAHVRSSTPPAALDRVARHSFVEVERQRDRLHAFLMQSPAIINIFRGPEHTFDFVNTRFLQVLGDRAFVGRTVRDAQPELEGQGLYELLDEVYRTGEPFHGETVPVRIAAEAGASPVERYYTFTYQPLRSADGQVRGVGSFAFDVTEQVLARQRLEQLTRELGHNEEQLRAIIEGIHEHAIFLMSPEGIIESWNPGVERVKGYTAEEFVGKPFAMVFTPEDREKDLPGRELRDAARLGVYKGEGPRLRKDGTLFEADVVLQALRGEDGMLRGYVKVVRDVSKRRRAELERERLLRELSEAVRLRDGFLSIASHELKTPLTPLTLKLEALARRMAPSEADGTLLSRKDLDLMRRQVARLSNLVNDMLEVTSLGTGRIPMKRERVDLAALLREVVQRFLPEAERCGCVLSVEAPDVVVGPWDRLRLEQVIERLLSNALKYGAGKPVALSLVGEAERVWLVVRDRGIGFDPALSQRIFDKFERASSERHYGGLGLGLYFTRYIVQGLGGSISAEGRPNEGATFTVELPREQPAPG
- a CDS encoding deoxyribodipyrimidine photo-lyase, encoding MANSRIEDSRIRTLGEREAKGGDYVFYWMQQSARAEHNPALEYAVQRANAAKLPLLVGFGLMDDYPGANVRHYRFLLEGLQDTAQALARRKIPFVVQRGSPEAVAIKLARKAALVVCDRGYLRHQKQWRQSLVDEARCPVIQVEGDVVVPVDTASGKAEYAARTLRPKIHRLWNQYLVPLSATPLKVDSSRLGVKGISLDDLDGLLGRMKLERHAPPVHHRFQGGTTQANRILKAFLAQYLPGYKESRPHPETEHVSHMSKYLHFGQVSPVRVALAAREAKAADLERDSFIEELIVRRELAQNFCEYTPNYDTYDCLPRWARDTLHQHRGDERHHQYSQAQLEAARTHDPYWNASMREMRYTGYMHNAMRMYWGKKILEWSSTPEHAYRTALTLNNTYFLDGRDANSFANVGWVFGLHDRPWGRREIFGTVRYMSSGGLERKADMDAYVQKVDGLVAEAQAAGVRFTGD
- a CDS encoding imm11 family protein, which encodes MSQRFFRLADDVQVPHRWHLGTPLDEQGREVHDWDFKSGSPLRVEGRLKTAIETHGKPLDFSEAGIRIPVVHVKVAVMLAERAPHDVQLIVTDIEGQSAQYRILVTTRRVSCIDEAASEVSFWKPEHGVPEKVGHYMGVDCLRIDKARVGDAKVFRPEGWEVALIVSEEIKDALERMGATGTRFEEV